In Desulfosediminicola ganghwensis, a single window of DNA contains:
- a CDS encoding tetratricopeptide repeat protein, whose protein sequence is MRTLRLFIFALPVVLVSCTSLDKRGTIAQLNHQRVEIREEQIEGGIDKAIVSYQRFLAEAPTSQLAAEAIRRIADLKVEKEYGLIGENKGEDIGDNTVSTTAATETETKQRFNAPEQFSDSQKLSTPEQLSAPETASPPAIAAVQTNQATVPDMTPAEGESESDFEQRATLAQPVVTQEKAGSAEDHAIDDLEKAGSLEAIALYKELLQNYPLYQRNDQVLYQMSRAYEELGRIEEAMAVMGRLVREFPESQHFDEVQFRRAEHFFIHKKYLDAEDAYASIVDMGEGSYFFELALYKLGWTFYKQELYEDGLHRFIALLDHMVSMGYDFEHIEDETERTRIDDTFRVISLSFSYLGGAESVVEYFSTYGKRPYEDSIYSNLGEYYFGKRRYNDAVATYDAFMSRNPFHRKAPIFHIRVIEINIAGGFPTLVIESKKSYATNYGLQADYWQHFQPDDRPEVIDSLKTNLTDLANHYHAMYQNPKYVKEKPSNFSEALHWYREFIASFPKENNTPFMNYQLADLLLENKSYALAAAEYEKTAYNYEPHERSSKAGYTAVYSYRQQLETTPEGNTTPVKKEVVRSSLKFVDTFPEHEKASVVLGAAADDLYSMHEYEQASAAAQKLIGEFPAADVKVKRSAWLVIGHSSYKLELYKEAETAYVNTLALLEPNDKSRAGLVDNLAASIYQQGEQAQASEDYLAAADHYLRISSMAPNSKIRPTAEFDGAAMLIKLKDWDRAATVLTGFRANFPGHELQPEITKKIAFVYREDGKLSQAAAEYEQIERESDDDLIRREVLMIAAELYEEVNNSAKTLEVYRRYVQYFPQPIETNLETRTKIAEIFKKQAEQKKYFAELKSIVAIDAAAGGDRTDRTRYLAGTAALTLTEPSYQAFEAIQLVKPFEKNLRKKRQAMKTAMKKFSTLLDYEVGEVTAASTFYLGEIYADFSKALMESERPEGLTAMEEEEYEIAIEDQAYPFEEKAISVHESNLQLMSRGVYNRWIDKSLERLAGFLPARYDKPEEQSDVMTSLSSYTFEFTVQLPAKKTKAAKAAGTSQNAPAADEVRDVSQETSAAEPHVEEVPSKNGQEADNE, encoded by the coding sequence GGTACTCGTCTCCTGCACCTCCCTGGATAAACGGGGAACAATTGCTCAGCTCAATCATCAGCGAGTTGAAATACGTGAAGAACAGATCGAAGGAGGGATTGATAAAGCCATAGTGAGTTATCAGCGCTTTCTGGCAGAAGCACCCACCTCCCAACTGGCGGCCGAGGCCATTCGCCGTATTGCTGATCTGAAAGTGGAAAAGGAGTACGGGCTTATCGGTGAAAATAAAGGCGAAGACATAGGCGACAATACCGTATCGACTACGGCAGCGACTGAAACTGAGACTAAACAGAGATTCAATGCTCCAGAGCAATTCAGTGATTCACAAAAATTGAGTACACCGGAGCAATTGAGTGCTCCGGAAACCGCCTCGCCTCCTGCTATCGCGGCAGTTCAGACGAATCAGGCGACGGTTCCTGATATGACTCCTGCTGAGGGAGAATCCGAAAGCGATTTCGAGCAGAGGGCAACTCTCGCCCAGCCTGTGGTGACTCAGGAAAAGGCTGGTTCAGCCGAAGATCATGCTATTGATGATCTTGAAAAGGCCGGTTCACTTGAAGCGATCGCTCTATATAAGGAATTACTCCAAAATTATCCGCTATACCAGCGTAACGACCAGGTTCTGTACCAGATGTCCAGGGCGTACGAGGAACTTGGGCGTATAGAGGAAGCAATGGCCGTAATGGGACGGCTGGTCCGCGAATTCCCGGAATCCCAACATTTCGACGAAGTCCAGTTCCGCCGGGCTGAACATTTTTTCATTCACAAAAAATATCTCGATGCGGAAGATGCCTACGCAAGCATTGTCGATATGGGTGAAGGCTCGTATTTTTTCGAACTTGCACTCTATAAACTCGGCTGGACCTTCTATAAGCAAGAGCTTTACGAAGACGGCCTGCATAGGTTCATAGCCTTGCTCGATCACATGGTGTCCATGGGATACGATTTCGAGCACATCGAAGATGAGACAGAACGTACTCGAATAGATGACACGTTCCGGGTCATCAGCTTGAGTTTCTCCTATCTTGGCGGTGCCGAATCTGTTGTCGAGTATTTTTCCACCTATGGCAAGCGGCCCTATGAGGACAGTATCTACAGCAATCTTGGCGAATATTATTTCGGCAAGCGTCGCTACAACGATGCAGTGGCTACATACGACGCATTTATGAGCCGAAATCCGTTTCACAGGAAAGCACCCATATTTCACATCCGCGTCATCGAGATCAATATCGCTGGCGGCTTCCCTACTCTAGTTATCGAATCGAAAAAATCTTATGCCACAAATTACGGATTGCAGGCTGACTACTGGCAGCACTTTCAACCCGATGATCGACCAGAGGTCATTGATTCTCTGAAAACAAACCTGACGGATCTGGCGAATCATTATCACGCGATGTACCAGAATCCGAAATATGTAAAAGAAAAGCCATCCAATTTCAGCGAAGCGCTTCATTGGTATCGCGAATTCATCGCCTCGTTCCCTAAAGAAAACAACACGCCTTTCATGAACTACCAGTTGGCTGACCTGCTGCTGGAAAACAAATCCTACGCCCTGGCTGCCGCAGAGTATGAAAAAACCGCATATAATTACGAGCCCCATGAACGATCTTCGAAAGCTGGTTACACTGCTGTCTATTCGTATCGCCAGCAGCTTGAAACCACCCCGGAAGGAAATACGACTCCTGTAAAAAAAGAGGTTGTTCGCAGCTCGCTTAAATTTGTCGACACCTTCCCCGAGCATGAGAAGGCATCTGTCGTGCTTGGTGCTGCAGCAGACGATCTGTATTCCATGCACGAGTACGAGCAGGCATCGGCTGCCGCCCAAAAGCTTATCGGGGAATTTCCTGCGGCTGATGTCAAGGTCAAACGTTCGGCCTGGCTGGTTATCGGCCATTCCTCATACAAACTCGAACTCTATAAAGAGGCTGAAACGGCCTATGTCAACACCCTGGCCTTGCTTGAACCAAACGACAAGTCGCGAGCAGGGTTGGTGGACAATCTCGCTGCCTCAATCTATCAGCAGGGTGAGCAGGCACAAGCCAGCGAAGATTACCTTGCGGCTGCTGATCATTACCTGCGGATCAGTTCCATGGCTCCGAACTCCAAAATCAGACCAACCGCCGAGTTCGATGGTGCTGCCATGTTAATAAAACTCAAGGACTGGGACCGGGCGGCAACGGTGCTCACCGGTTTTCGTGCTAATTTCCCGGGGCATGAACTACAGCCTGAGATAACGAAGAAGATCGCCTTTGTCTATCGGGAGGACGGAAAGCTTTCCCAGGCGGCAGCAGAATACGAACAGATAGAGAGGGAATCCGATGACGATCTGATCAGGCGTGAGGTTCTGATGATTGCAGCAGAGCTGTATGAAGAGGTGAACAACAGTGCCAAGACATTGGAGGTTTACCGGCGCTACGTACAATACTTTCCACAACCGATCGAAACCAACCTGGAAACGCGTACCAAAATTGCTGAGATTTTCAAGAAACAGGCAGAACAGAAGAAATACTTCGCAGAACTTAAATCAATTGTCGCAATCGACGCTGCAGCGGGAGGTGATCGAACCGATCGAACCCGTTACCTGGCAGGAACTGCCGCTCTGACCCTGACCGAACCGAGCTATCAGGCTTTCGAGGCTATTCAATTGGTCAAGCCTTTCGAGAAGAATCTCCGCAAAAAACGGCAGGCCATGAAAACCGCCATGAAAAAGTTCTCAACGCTTCTTGATTATGAAGTAGGAGAAGTGACCGCTGCTTCGACTTTCTACCTTGGCGAGATTTATGCTGATTTCAGCAAAGCCCTGATGGAATCCGAGCGTCCTGAAGGATTGACCGCGATGGAAGAGGAGGAGTACGAAATTGCGATCGAAGACCAGGCCTACCCTTTTGAAGAAAAGGCTATCTCTGTGCATGAAAGCAATCTGCAGCTAATGTCACGGGGCGTCTATAACAGATGGATCGATAAAAGTTTGGAGAGATTGGCCGGCTTTCTGCCTGCCCGTTATGACAAACCGGAAGAGCAAAGCGATGTAATGACTTCGCTCAGCTCCTACACATTCGAATTCACCGTACAGCTACCTGCAAAGAAGACCAAGGCTGCCAAGGCAGCAGGTACAAGCCAGAATGCACCTGCTGCAGACGAGGTACGTGATGTCTCCCAAGAGACATCAGCAGCTGAACCACACGTCGAGGAGGTGCCGTCTAAGAACGGTCAAGAAGCTGATAATGAATAA